Proteins from a genomic interval of Equus quagga isolate Etosha38 chromosome 11, UCLA_HA_Equagga_1.0, whole genome shotgun sequence:
- the LUC7L3 gene encoding luc7-like protein 3 isoform X6: MISAAQLLDELMGRDRNLAPDEKRSNVRWDHESVCKYYLCGFCPAELFTNTRSDLGPCEKIHDENLRKQYEKSSRFMKVGYERDFLRYLQSLLAEVERRIRRGHARLALSQNQQSSGAAGPTGKNEEKIQVLTDKIDVLLQQIEELGSEGKVEEAQGMMKLVEQLKEERELLRSTTSTIESFAAQEKQMEVCEVCGAFLIVGDAQSRVDDHLMGKQHMGYAKIKATVEELKEKLRKRTEEPDRDERLKKEKQEREEREKEREREREERERKRRREEEEREKERARDRERRKRSRSRSRHSSRTSDRRCSRSRDHKRSRSRERRRSRSRDRRRSRSHDRSERKHRSRSRDRRRSKSRDRKSYKHRSKSRDREQDGKSKEKVQRKYAQMKMELSRVRRHTKASSEGKDSVVLQNILRTTVRRFLEEY; the protein is encoded by the exons GTTTGTAAATATTATCTCTGTGGTTTTTGTCCTGCGGAATTGTTCACAAACACTCGTTCTGATCTTG gtccATGTGAAAAAATTCATGATGAAAATCTACGAAAACA GTATGAGAAGAGTTCTCGTTTTATGAAAGTTGGCTATGAGAGAGATTTTCTGCGATACTTACAGAGCTTACTTGCAGAAGTAGAACGTAGAATTAGACGAGGCCATGCTCGTTTGGCATTATCTCAAAACCAGCAGTCCTCTGGG GCAGCTGGCCCAACaggcaaaaatgaagaaaaaattcagGTTCTGACAGATAAAATTGATGTACTCCTGCAACAG ATTGAAGAATTAGGATCTGAAGGAAAAGTAGAAGAAGCCCAGGGAATGATGAAATTAGTTGAACagttaaaagaagagagagaattgctTAGGTCTACAACCTCG ACAATTGAAAGTTTTGCTgcccaagaaaaacaaatggaagttTGTGAAGTGTGTGGAGCTTTTTTGATAGTAGGAGATGCCCAGTCCCGGGTAGATGACCATTTGATGGGAAAACAGCACATGGGCTATGCCAAAATTAAAGCTACTGTAGAAGAATTAAAA gaaaagttaagaaaaagaactgaagaaccTGATCGTGATGAGCGTTTAAAAAAGGAGAAGCAAGAacgagaagaaagagaaaaagaacgggagagagaaagggaagaaagagaaaggaagagacgaagagaagaggaagaaagagaaaaggaaagggctagagacagagaaagaagaaagagaagtcgTTCCCGAAGTCGGCACTCAAGCCGAACTTCTGACCGAAGATGCAGCAGGTCTCGGGACCACAAAAGATCACGAAGTAGAGAAAGACGGCGAAGCAG aagtAGAGATCGACGAAGAAGCAGAAGCCATGATAGATCAGAAAGAAAGCATAGATCTCGTAGTCGGGATAGAAGAAGATCAAAAAGCCGCGATCGAAAGTCATATAAGCACAGGAGCAAAAGCCGGGACAGAGAGCAAGATGGAAAATCCAAGGAGAAAG TGCAGCGTAAGTATGCACAGATGAAGATGGAACTAAGCCGAGTAAGAAGACATACAAAAGCATCTTCTGAAGGAAAAGACAGTGTAGTCCTGCAAAACATTTTGAG GACTACTGTTCGAAGATTTTTGGAAGAATACTGA
- the LUC7L3 gene encoding luc7-like protein 3 isoform X2 produces MISAAQLLDELMGRDRNLAPDEKRSNVRWDHESVCKYYLCGFCPAELFTNTRSDLGPCEKIHDENLRKQYEKSSRFMKVGYERDFLRYLQSLLAEVERRIRRGHARLALSQNQQSSGAAGPTGKNEEKIQVLTDKIDVLLQQIEELGSEGKVEEAQGMMKLVEQLKEERELLRSTTSTIESFAAQEKQMEVCEVCGAFLIVGDAQSRVDDHLMGKQHMGYAKIKATVEELKEKLRKRTEEPDRDERLKKEKQEREEREKEREREREERERKRRREEEEREKERARDRERRKRSRSRSRHSSRTSDRRCSRSRDHKRSRSRERRRSRSRDRRRSRSHDRSERKHRSRSRDRRRSKSRDRKSYKHRSKSRDREQDGKSKEKEKRGSDDKKSSVKSSSREKQSEDTNTESKESDTKNEVNGTSEDIKSEVQRKYAQMKMELSRVRRHTKASSEGKDSVVLQNILRTTVRRFLEEY; encoded by the exons GTTTGTAAATATTATCTCTGTGGTTTTTGTCCTGCGGAATTGTTCACAAACACTCGTTCTGATCTTG gtccATGTGAAAAAATTCATGATGAAAATCTACGAAAACA GTATGAGAAGAGTTCTCGTTTTATGAAAGTTGGCTATGAGAGAGATTTTCTGCGATACTTACAGAGCTTACTTGCAGAAGTAGAACGTAGAATTAGACGAGGCCATGCTCGTTTGGCATTATCTCAAAACCAGCAGTCCTCTGGG GCAGCTGGCCCAACaggcaaaaatgaagaaaaaattcagGTTCTGACAGATAAAATTGATGTACTCCTGCAACAG ATTGAAGAATTAGGATCTGAAGGAAAAGTAGAAGAAGCCCAGGGAATGATGAAATTAGTTGAACagttaaaagaagagagagaattgctTAGGTCTACAACCTCG ACAATTGAAAGTTTTGCTgcccaagaaaaacaaatggaagttTGTGAAGTGTGTGGAGCTTTTTTGATAGTAGGAGATGCCCAGTCCCGGGTAGATGACCATTTGATGGGAAAACAGCACATGGGCTATGCCAAAATTAAAGCTACTGTAGAAGAATTAAAA gaaaagttaagaaaaagaactgaagaaccTGATCGTGATGAGCGTTTAAAAAAGGAGAAGCAAGAacgagaagaaagagaaaaagaacgggagagagaaagggaagaaagagaaaggaagagacgaagagaagaggaagaaagagaaaaggaaagggctagagacagagaaagaagaaagagaagtcgTTCCCGAAGTCGGCACTCAAGCCGAACTTCTGACCGAAGATGCAGCAGGTCTCGGGACCACAAAAGATCACGAAGTAGAGAAAGACGGCGAAGCAG aagtAGAGATCGACGAAGAAGCAGAAGCCATGATAGATCAGAAAGAAAGCATAGATCTCGTAGTCGGGATAGAAGAAGATCAAAAAGCCGCGATCGAAAGTCATATAAGCACAGGAGCAAAAGCCGGGACAGAGAGCAAGATGGAAAATCCAAGGAGAAAG AAAAGAGGGGATCTGATGATAAAAAAAGTAGTGTGAAGTCCAGTAGTCGAGAAAAACAGAGTGAAGACACAAACACTGAATCAAAGGAAAGTGATACTAAGAATGAGGTCAATGGGACCAGTGAAGACATTAAATCTGAAG TGCAGCGTAAGTATGCACAGATGAAGATGGAACTAAGCCGAGTAAGAAGACATACAAAAGCATCTTCTGAAGGAAAAGACAGTGTAGTCCTGCAAAACATTTTGAG GACTACTGTTCGAAGATTTTTGGAAGAATACTGA
- the LUC7L3 gene encoding luc7-like protein 3 isoform X7: MISAAQLLDELMGRDRNLAPDEKRSNVRWDHESVCKYYLCGFCPAELFTNTRSDLGPCEKIHDENLRKQYEKSSRFMKVGYERDFLRYLQSLLAEVERRIRRGHARLALSQNQQSSGAAGPTGKNEEKIQVLTDKIDVLLQQIEELGSEGKVEEAQGMMKLVEQLKEERELLRSTTSTIESFAAQEKQMEVCEVCGAFLIVGDAQSRVDDHLMGKQHMGYAKIKATVEELKEKLRKRTEEPDRDERLKKEKQEREEREKEREREREERERKRRREEEEREKERARDRERRKRSRSRSRHSSRTSDRRCSRSRDHKRSRSRERRRSRSRDRRRSRSHDRSERKHRSRSRDRRRSKSRDRKSYKHRSKSRDREQDGKSKEKVQRKYAQMKMELSRVRRHTKASSEGKDSVVLQNILSVGVVSGP; this comes from the exons GTTTGTAAATATTATCTCTGTGGTTTTTGTCCTGCGGAATTGTTCACAAACACTCGTTCTGATCTTG gtccATGTGAAAAAATTCATGATGAAAATCTACGAAAACA GTATGAGAAGAGTTCTCGTTTTATGAAAGTTGGCTATGAGAGAGATTTTCTGCGATACTTACAGAGCTTACTTGCAGAAGTAGAACGTAGAATTAGACGAGGCCATGCTCGTTTGGCATTATCTCAAAACCAGCAGTCCTCTGGG GCAGCTGGCCCAACaggcaaaaatgaagaaaaaattcagGTTCTGACAGATAAAATTGATGTACTCCTGCAACAG ATTGAAGAATTAGGATCTGAAGGAAAAGTAGAAGAAGCCCAGGGAATGATGAAATTAGTTGAACagttaaaagaagagagagaattgctTAGGTCTACAACCTCG ACAATTGAAAGTTTTGCTgcccaagaaaaacaaatggaagttTGTGAAGTGTGTGGAGCTTTTTTGATAGTAGGAGATGCCCAGTCCCGGGTAGATGACCATTTGATGGGAAAACAGCACATGGGCTATGCCAAAATTAAAGCTACTGTAGAAGAATTAAAA gaaaagttaagaaaaagaactgaagaaccTGATCGTGATGAGCGTTTAAAAAAGGAGAAGCAAGAacgagaagaaagagaaaaagaacgggagagagaaagggaagaaagagaaaggaagagacgaagagaagaggaagaaagagaaaaggaaagggctagagacagagaaagaagaaagagaagtcgTTCCCGAAGTCGGCACTCAAGCCGAACTTCTGACCGAAGATGCAGCAGGTCTCGGGACCACAAAAGATCACGAAGTAGAGAAAGACGGCGAAGCAG aagtAGAGATCGACGAAGAAGCAGAAGCCATGATAGATCAGAAAGAAAGCATAGATCTCGTAGTCGGGATAGAAGAAGATCAAAAAGCCGCGATCGAAAGTCATATAAGCACAGGAGCAAAAGCCGGGACAGAGAGCAAGATGGAAAATCCAAGGAGAAAG TGCAGCGTAAGTATGCACAGATGAAGATGGAACTAAGCCGAGTAAGAAGACATACAAAAGCATCTTCTGAAGGAAAAGACAGTGTAGTCCTGCAAAACATTTTGAG CGTTGGTGTTGTGAGCGGCCCAtga
- the LUC7L3 gene encoding luc7-like protein 3 isoform X3, whose product MISAAQLLDELMGRDRNLAPDEKRSNVRWDHESVCKYYLCGFCPAELFTNTRSDLGPCEKIHDENLRKQYEKSSRFMKVGYERDFLRYLQSLLAEVERRIRRGHARLALSQNQQSSGAAGPTGKNEEKIQVLTDKIDVLLQQIEELGSEGKVEEAQGMMKLVEQLKEERELLRSTTSTIESFAAQEKQMEVCEVCGAFLIVGDAQSRVDDHLMGKQHMGYAKIKATVEELKEKLRKRTEEPDRDERLKKEKQEREEREKEREREREERERKRRREEEEREKERARDRERRKRSRSRSRHSSRTSDRRCSRSRDHKRSRSRERRRSRSRDRRRSRSHDRSERKHRSRSRDRRRSKSRDRKSYKHRSKSRDREQDGKSKEKEKRGSDDKKSSVKSSSREKQSEDTNTESKESDTKNEVNGTSEDIKSEVQRKYAQMKMELSRVRRHTKASSEGKDSVVLQNILSVGVVSGP is encoded by the exons GTTTGTAAATATTATCTCTGTGGTTTTTGTCCTGCGGAATTGTTCACAAACACTCGTTCTGATCTTG gtccATGTGAAAAAATTCATGATGAAAATCTACGAAAACA GTATGAGAAGAGTTCTCGTTTTATGAAAGTTGGCTATGAGAGAGATTTTCTGCGATACTTACAGAGCTTACTTGCAGAAGTAGAACGTAGAATTAGACGAGGCCATGCTCGTTTGGCATTATCTCAAAACCAGCAGTCCTCTGGG GCAGCTGGCCCAACaggcaaaaatgaagaaaaaattcagGTTCTGACAGATAAAATTGATGTACTCCTGCAACAG ATTGAAGAATTAGGATCTGAAGGAAAAGTAGAAGAAGCCCAGGGAATGATGAAATTAGTTGAACagttaaaagaagagagagaattgctTAGGTCTACAACCTCG ACAATTGAAAGTTTTGCTgcccaagaaaaacaaatggaagttTGTGAAGTGTGTGGAGCTTTTTTGATAGTAGGAGATGCCCAGTCCCGGGTAGATGACCATTTGATGGGAAAACAGCACATGGGCTATGCCAAAATTAAAGCTACTGTAGAAGAATTAAAA gaaaagttaagaaaaagaactgaagaaccTGATCGTGATGAGCGTTTAAAAAAGGAGAAGCAAGAacgagaagaaagagaaaaagaacgggagagagaaagggaagaaagagaaaggaagagacgaagagaagaggaagaaagagaaaaggaaagggctagagacagagaaagaagaaagagaagtcgTTCCCGAAGTCGGCACTCAAGCCGAACTTCTGACCGAAGATGCAGCAGGTCTCGGGACCACAAAAGATCACGAAGTAGAGAAAGACGGCGAAGCAG aagtAGAGATCGACGAAGAAGCAGAAGCCATGATAGATCAGAAAGAAAGCATAGATCTCGTAGTCGGGATAGAAGAAGATCAAAAAGCCGCGATCGAAAGTCATATAAGCACAGGAGCAAAAGCCGGGACAGAGAGCAAGATGGAAAATCCAAGGAGAAAG AAAAGAGGGGATCTGATGATAAAAAAAGTAGTGTGAAGTCCAGTAGTCGAGAAAAACAGAGTGAAGACACAAACACTGAATCAAAGGAAAGTGATACTAAGAATGAGGTCAATGGGACCAGTGAAGACATTAAATCTGAAG TGCAGCGTAAGTATGCACAGATGAAGATGGAACTAAGCCGAGTAAGAAGACATACAAAAGCATCTTCTGAAGGAAAAGACAGTGTAGTCCTGCAAAACATTTTGAG CGTTGGTGTTGTGAGCGGCCCAtga
- the LUC7L3 gene encoding luc7-like protein 3 isoform X4, producing the protein MISAAQLLDELMGRDRNLAPDEKRSNVRWDHESVCKYYLCGFCPAELFTNTRSDLGPCEKIHDENLRKQYEKSSRFMKVGYERDFLRYLQSLLAEVERRIRRGHARLALSQNQQSSGAAGPTGKNEEKIQVLTDKIDVLLQQIEELGSEGKVEEAQGMMKLVEQLKEERELLRSTTSTIESFAAQEKQMEVCEVCGAFLIVGDAQSRVDDHLMGKQHMGYAKIKATVEELKEKLRKRTEEPDRDERLKKEKQEREEREKEREREREERERKRRREEEEREKERARDRERRKRSRSRSRHSSRTSDRRCSRSRDHKRSRSRERRRSRSRDRRRSRSHDRSERKHRSRSRDRRRSKSRDRKSYKHRSKSRDREQDGKSKEKVQRKYAQMKMELSRVRRHTKASSEGKDSVVLQNILRYIVLSQLFCSRLVPPLVCLFGNY; encoded by the exons GTTTGTAAATATTATCTCTGTGGTTTTTGTCCTGCGGAATTGTTCACAAACACTCGTTCTGATCTTG gtccATGTGAAAAAATTCATGATGAAAATCTACGAAAACA GTATGAGAAGAGTTCTCGTTTTATGAAAGTTGGCTATGAGAGAGATTTTCTGCGATACTTACAGAGCTTACTTGCAGAAGTAGAACGTAGAATTAGACGAGGCCATGCTCGTTTGGCATTATCTCAAAACCAGCAGTCCTCTGGG GCAGCTGGCCCAACaggcaaaaatgaagaaaaaattcagGTTCTGACAGATAAAATTGATGTACTCCTGCAACAG ATTGAAGAATTAGGATCTGAAGGAAAAGTAGAAGAAGCCCAGGGAATGATGAAATTAGTTGAACagttaaaagaagagagagaattgctTAGGTCTACAACCTCG ACAATTGAAAGTTTTGCTgcccaagaaaaacaaatggaagttTGTGAAGTGTGTGGAGCTTTTTTGATAGTAGGAGATGCCCAGTCCCGGGTAGATGACCATTTGATGGGAAAACAGCACATGGGCTATGCCAAAATTAAAGCTACTGTAGAAGAATTAAAA gaaaagttaagaaaaagaactgaagaaccTGATCGTGATGAGCGTTTAAAAAAGGAGAAGCAAGAacgagaagaaagagaaaaagaacgggagagagaaagggaagaaagagaaaggaagagacgaagagaagaggaagaaagagaaaaggaaagggctagagacagagaaagaagaaagagaagtcgTTCCCGAAGTCGGCACTCAAGCCGAACTTCTGACCGAAGATGCAGCAGGTCTCGGGACCACAAAAGATCACGAAGTAGAGAAAGACGGCGAAGCAG aagtAGAGATCGACGAAGAAGCAGAAGCCATGATAGATCAGAAAGAAAGCATAGATCTCGTAGTCGGGATAGAAGAAGATCAAAAAGCCGCGATCGAAAGTCATATAAGCACAGGAGCAAAAGCCGGGACAGAGAGCAAGATGGAAAATCCAAGGAGAAAG TGCAGCGTAAGTATGCACAGATGAAGATGGAACTAAGCCGAGTAAGAAGACATACAAAAGCATCTTCTGAAGGAAAAGACAGTGTAGTCCTGCAAAACATTTTGAGGTACATTGTTTTGTCTCAGCTATTTTGTAGCAGACTCGTGCCCCCGTTAGTGTGCCTCTTTGGAAATTATTGA
- the LUC7L3 gene encoding luc7-like protein 3 isoform X1, with translation MISAAQLLDELMGRDRNLAPDEKRSNVRWDHESVCKYYLCGFCPAELFTNTRSDLGPCEKIHDENLRKQYEKSSRFMKVGYERDFLRYLQSLLAEVERRIRRGHARLALSQNQQSSGAAGPTGKNEEKIQVLTDKIDVLLQQIEELGSEGKVEEAQGMMKLVEQLKEERELLRSTTSTIESFAAQEKQMEVCEVCGAFLIVGDAQSRVDDHLMGKQHMGYAKIKATVEELKEKLRKRTEEPDRDERLKKEKQEREEREKEREREREERERKRRREEEEREKERARDRERRKRSRSRSRHSSRTSDRRCSRSRDHKRSRSRERRRSRSRDRRRSRSHDRSERKHRSRSRDRRRSKSRDRKSYKHRSKSRDREQDGKSKEKEKRGSDDKKSSVKSSSREKQSEDTNTESKESDTKNEVNGTSEDIKSEVQRKYAQMKMELSRVRRHTKASSEGKDSVVLQNILRYIVLSQLFCSRLVPPLVCLFGNY, from the exons GTTTGTAAATATTATCTCTGTGGTTTTTGTCCTGCGGAATTGTTCACAAACACTCGTTCTGATCTTG gtccATGTGAAAAAATTCATGATGAAAATCTACGAAAACA GTATGAGAAGAGTTCTCGTTTTATGAAAGTTGGCTATGAGAGAGATTTTCTGCGATACTTACAGAGCTTACTTGCAGAAGTAGAACGTAGAATTAGACGAGGCCATGCTCGTTTGGCATTATCTCAAAACCAGCAGTCCTCTGGG GCAGCTGGCCCAACaggcaaaaatgaagaaaaaattcagGTTCTGACAGATAAAATTGATGTACTCCTGCAACAG ATTGAAGAATTAGGATCTGAAGGAAAAGTAGAAGAAGCCCAGGGAATGATGAAATTAGTTGAACagttaaaagaagagagagaattgctTAGGTCTACAACCTCG ACAATTGAAAGTTTTGCTgcccaagaaaaacaaatggaagttTGTGAAGTGTGTGGAGCTTTTTTGATAGTAGGAGATGCCCAGTCCCGGGTAGATGACCATTTGATGGGAAAACAGCACATGGGCTATGCCAAAATTAAAGCTACTGTAGAAGAATTAAAA gaaaagttaagaaaaagaactgaagaaccTGATCGTGATGAGCGTTTAAAAAAGGAGAAGCAAGAacgagaagaaagagaaaaagaacgggagagagaaagggaagaaagagaaaggaagagacgaagagaagaggaagaaagagaaaaggaaagggctagagacagagaaagaagaaagagaagtcgTTCCCGAAGTCGGCACTCAAGCCGAACTTCTGACCGAAGATGCAGCAGGTCTCGGGACCACAAAAGATCACGAAGTAGAGAAAGACGGCGAAGCAG aagtAGAGATCGACGAAGAAGCAGAAGCCATGATAGATCAGAAAGAAAGCATAGATCTCGTAGTCGGGATAGAAGAAGATCAAAAAGCCGCGATCGAAAGTCATATAAGCACAGGAGCAAAAGCCGGGACAGAGAGCAAGATGGAAAATCCAAGGAGAAAG AAAAGAGGGGATCTGATGATAAAAAAAGTAGTGTGAAGTCCAGTAGTCGAGAAAAACAGAGTGAAGACACAAACACTGAATCAAAGGAAAGTGATACTAAGAATGAGGTCAATGGGACCAGTGAAGACATTAAATCTGAAG TGCAGCGTAAGTATGCACAGATGAAGATGGAACTAAGCCGAGTAAGAAGACATACAAAAGCATCTTCTGAAGGAAAAGACAGTGTAGTCCTGCAAAACATTTTGAGGTACATTGTTTTGTCTCAGCTATTTTGTAGCAGACTCGTGCCCCCGTTAGTGTGCCTCTTTGGAAATTATTGA
- the LUC7L3 gene encoding luc7-like protein 3 isoform X8 produces MKVGYERDFLRYLQSLLAEVERRIRRGHARLALSQNQQSSGAAGPTGKNEEKIQVLTDKIDVLLQQIEELGSEGKVEEAQGMMKLVEQLKEERELLRSTTSTIESFAAQEKQMEVCEVCGAFLIVGDAQSRVDDHLMGKQHMGYAKIKATVEELKEKLRKRTEEPDRDERLKKEKQEREEREKEREREREERERKRRREEEEREKERARDRERRKRSRSRSRHSSRTSDRRCSRSRDHKRSRSRERRRSRSRDRRRSRSHDRSERKHRSRSRDRRRSKSRDRKSYKHRSKSRDREQDGKSKEKEKRGSDDKKSSVKSSSREKQSEDTNTESKESDTKNEVNGTSEDIKSEVQRKYAQMKMELSRVRRHTKASSEGKDSVVLQNILRYIVLSQLFCSRLVPPLVCLFGNY; encoded by the exons ATGAAAGTTGGCTATGAGAGAGATTTTCTGCGATACTTACAGAGCTTACTTGCAGAAGTAGAACGTAGAATTAGACGAGGCCATGCTCGTTTGGCATTATCTCAAAACCAGCAGTCCTCTGGG GCAGCTGGCCCAACaggcaaaaatgaagaaaaaattcagGTTCTGACAGATAAAATTGATGTACTCCTGCAACAG ATTGAAGAATTAGGATCTGAAGGAAAAGTAGAAGAAGCCCAGGGAATGATGAAATTAGTTGAACagttaaaagaagagagagaattgctTAGGTCTACAACCTCG ACAATTGAAAGTTTTGCTgcccaagaaaaacaaatggaagttTGTGAAGTGTGTGGAGCTTTTTTGATAGTAGGAGATGCCCAGTCCCGGGTAGATGACCATTTGATGGGAAAACAGCACATGGGCTATGCCAAAATTAAAGCTACTGTAGAAGAATTAAAA gaaaagttaagaaaaagaactgaagaaccTGATCGTGATGAGCGTTTAAAAAAGGAGAAGCAAGAacgagaagaaagagaaaaagaacgggagagagaaagggaagaaagagaaaggaagagacgaagagaagaggaagaaagagaaaaggaaagggctagagacagagaaagaagaaagagaagtcgTTCCCGAAGTCGGCACTCAAGCCGAACTTCTGACCGAAGATGCAGCAGGTCTCGGGACCACAAAAGATCACGAAGTAGAGAAAGACGGCGAAGCAG aagtAGAGATCGACGAAGAAGCAGAAGCCATGATAGATCAGAAAGAAAGCATAGATCTCGTAGTCGGGATAGAAGAAGATCAAAAAGCCGCGATCGAAAGTCATATAAGCACAGGAGCAAAAGCCGGGACAGAGAGCAAGATGGAAAATCCAAGGAGAAAG AAAAGAGGGGATCTGATGATAAAAAAAGTAGTGTGAAGTCCAGTAGTCGAGAAAAACAGAGTGAAGACACAAACACTGAATCAAAGGAAAGTGATACTAAGAATGAGGTCAATGGGACCAGTGAAGACATTAAATCTGAAG TGCAGCGTAAGTATGCACAGATGAAGATGGAACTAAGCCGAGTAAGAAGACATACAAAAGCATCTTCTGAAGGAAAAGACAGTGTAGTCCTGCAAAACATTTTGAGGTACATTGTTTTGTCTCAGCTATTTTGTAGCAGACTCGTGCCCCCGTTAGTGTGCCTCTTTGGAAATTATTGA
- the LUC7L3 gene encoding luc7-like protein 3 isoform X5 — protein MISAAQLLDELMGRDRNLAPDEKRSNVRWDHESVCKYYLCGFCPAELFTNTRSDLGPCEKIHDENLRKQYEKSSRFMKVGYERDFLRYLQSLLAEVERRIRRGHARLALSQNQQSSGAAGPTGKNEEKIQVLTDKIDVLLQQIEELGSEGKVEEAQGMMKLVEQLKEERELLRSTTSTIESFAAQEKQMEVCEVCGAFLIVGDAQSRVDDHLMGKQHMGYAKIKATVEELKEKLRKRTEEPDRDERLKKEKQEREEREKEREREREERERKRRREEEEREKERARDRERRKRSRSRSRHSSRTSDRRCSRSRDHKRSRSRERRRSRSRDRRRSRSHDRSERKHRSRSRDRRRSKSRDRKSYKHRSKSRDREQDGKSKEKEKRGSDDKKSSVKSSSREKQSEDTNTESKESDTKNEVNGTSEDIKSEGDTQSN, from the exons GTTTGTAAATATTATCTCTGTGGTTTTTGTCCTGCGGAATTGTTCACAAACACTCGTTCTGATCTTG gtccATGTGAAAAAATTCATGATGAAAATCTACGAAAACA GTATGAGAAGAGTTCTCGTTTTATGAAAGTTGGCTATGAGAGAGATTTTCTGCGATACTTACAGAGCTTACTTGCAGAAGTAGAACGTAGAATTAGACGAGGCCATGCTCGTTTGGCATTATCTCAAAACCAGCAGTCCTCTGGG GCAGCTGGCCCAACaggcaaaaatgaagaaaaaattcagGTTCTGACAGATAAAATTGATGTACTCCTGCAACAG ATTGAAGAATTAGGATCTGAAGGAAAAGTAGAAGAAGCCCAGGGAATGATGAAATTAGTTGAACagttaaaagaagagagagaattgctTAGGTCTACAACCTCG ACAATTGAAAGTTTTGCTgcccaagaaaaacaaatggaagttTGTGAAGTGTGTGGAGCTTTTTTGATAGTAGGAGATGCCCAGTCCCGGGTAGATGACCATTTGATGGGAAAACAGCACATGGGCTATGCCAAAATTAAAGCTACTGTAGAAGAATTAAAA gaaaagttaagaaaaagaactgaagaaccTGATCGTGATGAGCGTTTAAAAAAGGAGAAGCAAGAacgagaagaaagagaaaaagaacgggagagagaaagggaagaaagagaaaggaagagacgaagagaagaggaagaaagagaaaaggaaagggctagagacagagaaagaagaaagagaagtcgTTCCCGAAGTCGGCACTCAAGCCGAACTTCTGACCGAAGATGCAGCAGGTCTCGGGACCACAAAAGATCACGAAGTAGAGAAAGACGGCGAAGCAG aagtAGAGATCGACGAAGAAGCAGAAGCCATGATAGATCAGAAAGAAAGCATAGATCTCGTAGTCGGGATAGAAGAAGATCAAAAAGCCGCGATCGAAAGTCATATAAGCACAGGAGCAAAAGCCGGGACAGAGAGCAAGATGGAAAATCCAAGGAGAAAG AAAAGAGGGGATCTGATGATAAAAAAAGTAGTGTGAAGTCCAGTAGTCGAGAAAAACAGAGTGAAGACACAAACACTGAATCAAAGGAAAGTGATACTAAGAATGAGGTCAATGGGACCAGTGAAGACATTAAATCTGAAGGTGACACTCAGTCCAATTAA